GAGATTTCATCGATTTCAATCTCTCCGAAGGTAACAATCCGATCCAATCTCGAatcttttctctcatctctctaAATCATCACTTTCAGGGTCCGATCTCGTCAGATCTGTGTTCTATTgcttcatttatttcattttaattgttCATTTCATCTCTAGTTTCCAGAGAGATATTCCGATCGGTCTGAGACATGGCGACCGCGTACCGTTTCTGGATctgtctttgttttttcttgtttgatgCGATGATTTATTTGTAGTTTgtagaagtgttttttttaggttttgaaGTTTTGGATCTATTCAATCTTCAGGCTCCGTTTGGATCTCATAGGAAAGTTTACATCTaaaagcttttttattttttttatttttttttcattttcgtcTTTCCTTTGGGATTCAAAGAGAATCCCTGAGAAGGaggagaaaaggaaaggaaaatgatgTAAAAAGTTTAGAAAAGTGTTTTCTACAAGTAGTTTTTAGTGTCTTCCTTTTTTGAGAAAAACGTTTTCTTTAAGCGAATTTTAGATCTGCTTACGTTTTTGCGTTTTTGAATCTCGTTACTGCTTACCAGTGTTTGGAGTTAAGAGTGACAAATGGTGTCGATGACGGCTAGGATCTCACTGTTAGCCTTTTATTCTCGcaattatttttggaataatGTGGttcaaaatgtgaaatatctgtctctaatttctctattttctatttatagatCATCTGTTGCGTGCTCTGTTGATGATCCTACAGTTATTATGTATCTTCTCTGCAGAAATGTCACCATTTGTTTTTACTTCAAATGTTCTTATTAATATTTGTGCttcctttttataatttaatataggAACTTAGAATTTCAAATacctgtttttgtttttttgtttttttttgtcatgTGTAAATTTATCAcatagattttttatatttagctCTTTTTCTTCATCAATCTTTATCATGATGTGAGGTGTGATTCATTCCTTTTCTAACGAGGAATTCATCTCTGGCAGAAGAAGTCTTTTCTGGttgtatttaaaattcattcttgtgAAATATTGGAGCCATATCTTCTGGATATGATCTGTTTGTACTTTTGAGAGTTGATATTGATCTAACAATCAGCTTTAGGGTGCTGTGATAATTTGCATAGCAGTAGCTAAAATAAGGATTGAAGCAAAGCCTACATCCACCCTCCACTCCTAGCATGATTTTACTTTGAGTAATGTGATGTCTCTAATTTGTTATCAGGGATGCCtcatatcttttaataattccATGTCGTGGTTTATCCATGTATGCAACTAAAAGGATTTCAAATTGCAAAATCTGGTTCTGTCTTCACCCATTAGAAAAGGAATTCTATGTTGTCATCAATGTTATATCAAGACTGGCAGGCATGTTTAATGCGGTTCTTCTCTATGTCATTGACATGCCTTCTTTACTATGTTTATTCATTtagattcttattttaaaatgttttcttaatttcattttattatttaatgtccTTCCTAAACATGGGGTGTTAGTTCATATCAGCATGGGGCATCAAATCATTCATATGTTTTCTAGTTTCATACCTCATTTTACCTACTACTGCTCCAAGAACAGCAAAGGATTATCTGAGCTTGATGTTGTGTCACTGCTCTAGAGGAGCTTCATGTGAAGCTCTCATCCAAATTTAGAACCCTTTAAACATGTAGAAGATTTTGGGGTTCTACTAGcacccattttattttttattcggTTTTTGTATTAAATCATGTAAAGAAATTCCTGGGAATTATTTACATTTGGTTTGCTTGATTCACTACTGGTGTGCTTGATGTTGTGTCACTGCTCTAGAGGAGCTTCATGTGAAGCTCTCATCCAAATTTAGAACCCTTTAAACATGTAGAAGATTTTGGGGTTTCTACTAGCAcccattttatatttattcGGTTTTGTATTAAATCATGTAAAGAAATTCCTGGGAATTATTTACATTTGGTTTGCTTGATTCACTACTGGTGTGCTTGATGTTGTGTCACTGCTCTAGAGGAGCTTCATGTGAAGCTCTCATCCAAATTTAGAACCCTTTAAACATGTAGAAGATTTTGGGGTTCTACTAGCAcccattttatattttgttctgtttttgtattaaatcaTGTAAAGAAATTCCTGGGAATTATTTACATTTGGTTTGCTTGATTCACTAGTGGTTGCTCTTATTTCAATAGTGAGTGCACATGTGTTTACCGACTAATTATGTATAATCTCACCTTTTTATGTATAATCTTTTGCACCCTTGCAGGGGAAGACAAAATGATTGATCAGCCTCAGTACCCAACTATCATGCAGAAGGTGGCTGGCCATCTGCATCATTCCCAGAACATTCAGGCTTTTGATGGCAGATTCCAACAGCCTACCTTGTATCAGAGACACTCTGCATATGGGAATTACACCAATGCCACATTGCAGTACCCCATGTGCGGAGCTACTTTTGATCCATTGATGGTTGGGTCAAATGTCTCCCCTGTTTTTGTCCCAGCCCCCAAAGAGAAAGGCCTTGCCGGTTTtgccattgatttccttatggGTGGAGTCTCTGCTGCTGTATCCAAAACAGCTGCTGCTCCAATTGAGCGTGTGAAGCTTTTGATCCAGAACCAGGATGAGATGATCAAGACTGGTAGGCTCTCTGAACCTTACAAGGGCATTGGTGAGTGTTTTAGCCGGACAATAAAGGATGAAGGGTTTATGTCACTGTGGAGAGGAAACACTGCTAATGTCATCCGTTACTTCCCCACTCAGGCTAGTtgttattttccatttttcctgGATTCTCTGATTTGTGATTTTCCTTTCTCATGCCCTTTATGATTAATTGCTTTTTTAATTTTGCACCAGGCCTTGAACTTTGCATTCAAGGATTACTTCAAGAGGCTTTTCAATTTCAAGAAAGACAGGGATGGTTACTGGAAATGGTTTGCTGGAAACTTGGCGTCAGGAGGTGCTGCTGGTGCTTCGTCCCTTCTATTTGTTTACTCGCTGGACTATGCCCGAACCCGTCTAGCAAATGATGCAAAGGCTGCAAAGAAGGGAGGAGAGAGACAATTCAATGGCTTGGTTGATGTCTACAGGAAGACCCTGAAGTCTGATGGTATTGCTGGGCTTTACCGTGGATTCAATATTTCATGTGTTGGGATCATTGTTTACCGTGGTCTCTACTTTGGAATGTATGATTCTCTGAAGCCAGTGGTCCTTACTGGAAGTTTGCAGGTTAGTATATTACGCCTTGCGTAACTGTGCTGTTTGTTTCCTAGCAATGCTAGTAAAAGATATATTATTATTCGATATATGAAGGCACGCAACGCCTTATATGACAAATCTGTGGAAATCTCGCCTTTCTAAAAGTATTCATCTTCAGATTTGTTTCAATTGATACGAAGAACAGATTCCCttagtaatatttaattatacatCCAAAATAAGGTgatttaagggtttttttttttttttcaaattcattccttgttatgaaaaaacaaggaaaaagcAGAAACCATTGCAGTTTATTCATGGGCCCTAGCCGTTGAAATGTTGTGAGCTTTTAGGTTAGAGAAATCTCAAAATTAGCTTTGACCTCCTTTATATTCATTTCCCCTCCTGTTTTTCTGTATGTTTGCAGGATAGTTTCTTTGCTAGCTTTGCCCTCGGTTGGCTGATCACAAATGGTGCTGGCCTTGCATCCTACCCAATTGACACGGTTCGTAGAAGAATGATGATGACCTCCGGTGAAGCTGTCAAATACAAGAGCTCCTTTGACGCCTTTGCTCAAATCCTGAAGAATGAGGGTGCCAAGTCTCTCTTCAAGGGTGCTGGTGCTAACATTCTCCGTGCAGTTGCTGGCGCTGGTGTGCTTGCTGGTTATGACAAGTTGCAGGTGATCGTGTTCGGAAAGAAGTATGGATCTGGTGGCGCTTAATTATCAGTTTTCTCCCCTCATTTCCCCTTTAGCTCTAGGTATGGTGATGAAAAATCTTTGAGTTCTATCAGAGAAGTTATCCCGGCGAATTTTTTCCCTTGGAATAATTCAGTTTTTGCAGGGAGTTACTCCCCGAACTCGTTTTGCTTTTTCAGATGATTTTTTTGATCCCATAAAAAAACTGATTCATTAGAGTGGTTCAAACGCCAATACCACTCCCTGGAATTTCAGTCATATGACTTGAGGATTTTATTCCATGTCCTTCTATACTCTTTAGCATTGCAATGAGATAATTTATGCTGGAATTTGATCCCTTTCCACAACTCTAGTGGTGGAATAATAAGGAATTTGCCTTTGatgattttccaattttaagTCTTATCTTGTTATGTTGTTTCCAGGTTTGGTTGGTTGTTTCCTTTGCCTTTTGTTTATAAGGTTTTATTCCTCGTTTTTTATAGGGATTAAGGAAGGCATGTTAATTAAAGATTATCCAAACATTTCCCAATCATTGTTTCCTTCATTCAACCTTTTCTAAATTTGGTAAATTTTGGATGAGCTAGCAGCTTTCAATTCCTTGATTGGATTGAGATCAATGGCaccaaaatgaattattttccaaaattatctTGAATACATTAGCAATTTGAGAGTTGAGGGTCCTGGGCCTAGGGCCTAGGGCCTAGGGCCCAGGGCAATCTTCTCTTTCCTTCCTTTCTATAAGGGGTGTCTGACCCTCCCAAAAACTCTTTTAAGGTATAGGCCCCTTTGAGAAGGGTAGCTATCAAAAGCCTACAAGTTAATGAATTAGATAGAACCTTTACCCATAAAGCCCTTATCAAGGAATTGGATAATGGCCTTATCGAACATTTATACTCAAGCTCCAAAGGGCATTCCCTTCCCCAAAAATCATATTCCATTTGAACTCCATAACCATTCCTGTGGTTTCCAAAAGCactaaaaagagataaaaatttgtaagaaaaataattttctcatatttaattttattataaaaatataaaagaaaatcatatataattaaaattattaataaatttacatatttttaaattatttaatttttatataaaga
This DNA window, taken from Vitis riparia cultivar Riparia Gloire de Montpellier isolate 1030 chromosome 13, EGFV_Vit.rip_1.0, whole genome shotgun sequence, encodes the following:
- the LOC117928787 gene encoding ADP,ATP carrier protein 1, mitochondrial-like, which produces MIDQPQYPTIMQKVAGHLHHSQNIQAFDGRFQQPTLYQRHSAYGNYTNATLQYPMCGATFDPLMVGSNVSPVFVPAPKEKGLAGFAIDFLMGGVSAAVSKTAAAPIERVKLLIQNQDEMIKTGRLSEPYKGIGECFSRTIKDEGFMSLWRGNTANVIRYFPTQALNFAFKDYFKRLFNFKKDRDGYWKWFAGNLASGGAAGASSLLFVYSLDYARTRLANDAKAAKKGGERQFNGLVDVYRKTLKSDGIAGLYRGFNISCVGIIVYRGLYFGMYDSLKPVVLTGSLQDSFFASFALGWLITNGAGLASYPIDTVRRRMMMTSGEAVKYKSSFDAFAQILKNEGAKSLFKGAGANILRAVAGAGVLAGYDKLQVIVFGKKYGSGGA